In the Maribacter sp. MJ134 genome, one interval contains:
- a CDS encoding OmpP1/FadL family transporter — translation MKKYLTFIALSLCLIGSAQNINDVLRYSNENLQGTARFQAMGGAFGALGGDLSSLNINPAGSAVFNNSLITLSGSYYSRDNDASYFGTLNNTSFNDTDLNQIGGAFVFKTLDDDADWKKFTLAFNYDVTQNFENRILASGQSTEGVDNYFLNFAQGVPFNSILLQEGEFIEDAYLDIGANQGFASQQAFLGYYGGLIDPVGDDDSTTDYVSNATYSSVNQQFSRTTAGYNSKFTLNAASQYRDVLYIGGSLNFHSIFYDRLDQLRESGYDADSEIQNTTFDNFLSTEGNGFSFSVGAIAKLNDYVRLGGSYQSPTWYRLTDDFSQRISSDLADDDIGFIDFNIINLFDVYRIKTPSKLTGSMAIIFGKNGLLSFDYGYQDFSQAELRPTNDVSFQTVNAQISNELAAVSTFRLGGEYRIKQISLRGGYRFEQSPYANGNTIDDLTGFSAGIGYNFGGSRLDFGINRTEQDINESIFDTGVTTPIMINRILTNATLSYTLNF, via the coding sequence ATGAAAAAGTATTTAACTTTCATAGCCCTATCCCTATGTCTAATAGGTAGTGCCCAGAATATAAATGACGTGCTTAGGTATTCTAATGAAAACCTTCAGGGTACGGCAAGGTTCCAAGCCATGGGCGGTGCTTTTGGCGCTCTCGGTGGGGATTTATCATCATTAAATATAAATCCGGCGGGGTCTGCGGTTTTCAACAACAGTTTAATAACACTGTCGGGTTCCTACTATTCCAGAGATAACGATGCCAGCTATTTTGGAACACTGAACAATACCTCTTTCAATGACACGGATTTGAACCAAATTGGAGGAGCGTTCGTTTTCAAGACCTTGGATGATGACGCTGATTGGAAAAAATTCACGCTAGCCTTTAATTACGATGTAACTCAAAATTTCGAAAATAGAATCCTTGCCTCCGGACAAAGTACGGAAGGTGTCGATAACTACTTTTTGAATTTCGCCCAAGGGGTACCGTTCAATTCCATTCTTTTGCAGGAGGGTGAATTTATAGAAGACGCTTATCTAGATATTGGTGCAAATCAGGGTTTCGCTAGCCAACAAGCTTTTCTTGGGTACTATGGCGGTTTAATTGACCCCGTAGGTGATGATGACAGCACTACAGATTATGTGAGCAATGCCACATATTCCAGCGTAAACCAACAATTTTCTAGAACAACGGCCGGGTATAATAGTAAATTTACGCTAAACGCGGCATCCCAATACAGGGACGTCCTGTACATCGGTGGTTCCTTAAACTTCCATAGTATATTTTATGACAGGCTGGACCAACTAAGGGAGAGTGGTTATGATGCCGACTCTGAAATACAGAATACAACTTTTGACAATTTTCTTAGTACCGAAGGAAACGGATTTTCTTTTAGTGTTGGGGCAATTGCAAAGCTAAACGACTATGTAAGATTAGGCGGTAGCTATCAGTCACCTACTTGGTATCGTTTAACGGATGATTTTTCGCAACGCATAAGTTCGGACTTGGCGGATGATGATATTGGCTTTATAGATTTTAATATCATCAACCTTTTTGATGTATATAGAATTAAAACACCTAGCAAACTAACCGGTAGCATGGCAATAATCTTTGGCAAAAACGGGTTATTGAGTTTTGACTATGGTTATCAGGATTTTTCACAGGCAGAGCTGAGACCAACGAACGATGTTAGCTTTCAAACTGTTAACGCACAGATTTCCAATGAACTTGCAGCAGTTTCAACCTTTAGGTTAGGTGGTGAATACAGAATTAAACAAATTAGTCTAAGAGGCGGTTATCGATTTGAGCAAAGCCCCTACGCCAATGGAAATACTATTGATGATTTAACCGGATTCTCCGCGGGTATCGGATACAATTTTGGAGGCAGCAGATTGGATTTCGGAATTAACAGAACTGAACAGGATATTAATGAAAGTATTTTTGATACGGGTGTTACAACGCCTATAATGATCAATAGAATACTTACCAATGCTACATTAAGTTATACGCTTAACTTTTAA
- a CDS encoding T9SS type B sorting domain-containing protein: protein MRILFCAAFCFFLQVWETNAQNSPDCRTAIPVCADQPIMGLADGGGDIDDFDPEVITQTGCLEKGSVSSANIENNTSWYVFRAGTGGQVGFDIEALPTNGGMGTPTAEWDFAVYGPYDETSGQNFCSIIGDGTSEPIRCNYEVNNTNFTGVGVNPENGQEGAPFLVGSQNTYDEWLDVEPGEIYYILINNFNTNFDGDPEPYMLTFTGSSVQEDQNTALDCTLRDEFLGLDIIACEGDPDITLSALNSPAGSNIASVEWTVDYEDDGTVDDTLTGSGPFGAELVVSSPNSGRYFARITTLSGSPQFVEDQGGILITFFGIPVLDRVEILETNLAIDPDINNVEIIVDGDGSYEYSLNGGAFQDDPIFMDIPPGLNTIIINDKNGCGTTEPIEFLVVAYPKFFTPNADGINDLWNIRGIETLTDPAVFVFDRYGKLIKQLGPVGGWDGTFNGRPMPSTDYWFRFEYAEDDAGIVVAKTRKTHFTLKR from the coding sequence ATGCGAATACTTTTTTGTGCTGCCTTTTGTTTTTTCCTTCAAGTATGGGAGACGAACGCTCAAAACTCACCGGATTGTAGAACAGCGATACCCGTGTGTGCGGACCAACCTATAATGGGTCTCGCTGATGGTGGTGGTGATATAGACGATTTTGACCCGGAGGTTATCACGCAGACTGGTTGCCTTGAAAAGGGTAGTGTTAGCTCTGCCAATATAGAAAACAACACATCGTGGTACGTCTTTAGGGCGGGCACTGGTGGTCAAGTGGGCTTTGATATAGAAGCCCTCCCTACCAATGGCGGAATGGGAACGCCCACTGCGGAGTGGGATTTTGCTGTCTATGGCCCATATGATGAAACAAGTGGACAAAACTTTTGTTCAATTATTGGTGATGGTACTTCTGAACCAATTCGCTGCAATTACGAAGTGAACAATACTAATTTTACCGGGGTAGGGGTTAATCCCGAAAATGGTCAGGAAGGAGCTCCTTTCCTAGTCGGAAGCCAGAATACCTATGATGAGTGGTTAGATGTAGAGCCCGGTGAAATCTATTATATCCTGATAAACAATTTCAATACTAATTTCGATGGCGACCCTGAGCCATACATGCTCACCTTCACCGGAAGTTCTGTTCAAGAAGACCAGAATACAGCTTTGGACTGTACCCTGAGAGATGAATTTTTAGGTTTGGATATCATAGCCTGTGAGGGAGACCCTGATATAACCTTGAGTGCTTTGAACTCTCCCGCCGGTTCTAATATAGCCAGTGTGGAATGGACAGTAGATTATGAAGACGACGGCACTGTTGACGATACCTTAACGGGTTCCGGTCCTTTCGGAGCTGAACTGGTGGTTTCCAGTCCTAATTCCGGACGTTATTTTGCGAGGATTACAACACTATCTGGTTCTCCGCAATTTGTGGAAGACCAAGGAGGTATTTTAATAACCTTTTTCGGTATTCCTGTATTAGACCGCGTAGAGATATTGGAGACGAACTTAGCCATAGACCCTGACATCAATAACGTTGAGATTATTGTAGATGGTGATGGTTCTTATGAATATTCACTCAATGGGGGTGCCTTCCAGGATGACCCTATTTTTATGGATATCCCTCCGGGACTAAATACTATTATTATCAATGATAAAAACGGATGTGGTACTACAGAACCCATCGAATTTTTAGTCGTAGCCTATCCCAAGTTCTTTACTCCAAATGCGGACGGTATAAACGATTTATGGAATATTAGGGGTATAGAAACCTTGACCGATCCGGCCGTATTCGTTTTTGACCGTTACGGTAAACTAATAAAACAGCTAGGCCCCGTTGGTGGCTGGGATGGTACTTTTAACGGCAGACCAATGCCATCTACCGATTATTGGTTCCGGTTTGAATATGCGGAAGACGATGCGGGTATTGTCGTTGCCAAGACTAGGAAAACGCACTTTACTTTAAAACGATAA